The following proteins are co-located in the Betta splendens chromosome 9, fBetSpl5.4, whole genome shotgun sequence genome:
- the kcnt1b gene encoding potassium channel subfamily T member 1 isoform X5 has protein sequence MNYYFNYRGTVVRQKAEERAVTVMSPPRRSSSSHGDSRTPTETLQKNNSSNSGVILDISALKMADVDSEVPPLPPRYRLRDLLQTYPNDDRYQEEYSMDSTNAQVQVEFYVNENTFKERLKLFFIKNQRSSLRIRLFNFSLKILTCALYILRVSLDNPKEINGNPCAICRNNNWTNTAESAEINWELIFWVNRRVPVWAIQVTVALISFLETMLITYLSYKGNIWEQIFQISFILEMINTVPFIITIFWPPLRNIFVPVFLNCWLAKGALENMINDFHRAIQRTHSAMFNQVFILICTLLCLVFTGACGIQHLERAGKHLSLFDSFYFCIVTFSTVGYGDVTPQIWPSQLLVVILICVALVVLPLQFEELAYLWMESQKLGGNYSRHRAQTEKHVVLCVSSLKIDLLMDFLNEFYAHPRLQDYYVVILCPTEIDIQVRRILQIPLWSQRVIYLQGSALKDQDLMRAKMDDAEACFILSSRNEVDRTAADHQTILRAWAAKDFAPNCPLYVQILKPENKFHVKFADHVVCEEEFKYAMLALNCVCPATSTLVTLLVHTSRGQEGQMSPEQWQRTYGRCSGNEVYHIRLCDSKFFGEYDGKSFTYASFHAHKKYGVCLIGVKREDNKSILLNPGPRHIMAATDTCYYINITKEENSAFIFKQEEKHNKGLPVSGLCDAPSRLPVHSIIASMGTVAIDLQNPDPAEETSKLTLPTENGAGSRRPSIAPVLEIADSSAILPCDLLSDHSEDETNQSDEEGSIGLDFVKGYPPNSPYIGSSPTLCHLLPQKAPFCCLRLDKGCTHNSFEDAKAYGFKNKLIIVSAEMAGNGLYNFIVPLRAYYRPRKELNPIVLLLDYPPDNHFLEAICCFPMVYFMAGTIDNLDNLLQCGIIYADNLVVVDKESTMSAEEDYMADAKTIVNVQTMFRLFPSLSIITELTHPSNMRFMQFRAKDCYSLALSKLEKIERDKGSNLAFMFRLPFAAGRVFSISMLDTLLYQSFVKDYMIVIARLLLGLDTTPGSGHLCVMKVTEEDLWIRTYGRLFQKLCSSSAEIPIGIYRTESHMFSTSECKDSHAQSQVSVNMERGEEQRQRGESWKERTAHRNSTTSDQSEHPLLRKKSMQWARRLSRKNVKPSTRAERISQQRLNLYQRSERQELSELVKNRMKHLGLPTVGYEDVSNLTASDVMNRVNLGYLQELQDISEHPYTEGTRPSGPQADEMNDHQNTLSYVLINPPPDTMLELNDIVYIIRSDPLAHMPEDSQVGQSCNTRNQQDFGTETRDETHL, from the exons ATgaattattatttcaattatAGGGGGACAGTTGTAAGGCAAAAGGCTGAAGAGCGAGCTGTTACAG TCATGAGCCCCCCACGTCGGTCATCAAGTTCTCATGGCGACAG CAGGACTCCCACTGAGACTCTGCAGAAGAATAACAGCAGCAACTCTGGCGTTATTCTGGACATCTCTGCACTCAAGATGGCAGATGTGGATTCAGAggtgcctcctcttcctccacgcTACCGCCTCAGGGATTTGCTGCAGACCTATCCGAATGatgacag GTATCAGGAGGAGTACAGTATGGACTCAACCAATGCCCA GGTGCAAGTGGAGTTTTATGTGAACGAAAACACCTTTAAGGAGAGGCTGAAGCTTTTCTTCATCAAAAACCAAAGGTCAa GCCTCAGAATCCGTCTGTTCAACTTCTCCCTGAAGATTCTCACCTGTGCCCTTTACATACTGAGAGTCAGCCTGGACAACCCAAAAGAGATCAATGGCAATCCATG TGCAATATGTCGGAACAACAACTGGACCAATACAGCGGAGTCGGCAGAAATCAACTG gGAGTTGATTTTCTGGGTGAATAGACGGGTTCCTGTGTGGGCAATACAG GTGACGGTGGCCTTAATCAGTTTCTTGGAGACCATGCTTATCACATATCTCAGCTACAAG GGGAACATTTGGGAGCAGATCTTCCAGATATCCTTTATATTGGAGATGATCAACACAGTGCCATTTATAATCACA ATTTTCTGGCCTCCATTAAGAAACATATTCGTCCCTGTATTTCTTAATTGCTGGCTTGCCAAAGGTGCCCTGGAGAACATGATT AATGACTTCCATCGTGCCATCCAGAGGACTCACTCCGCCATGTTTAACCAAGTGTTCATCCTCATCTGCACCTTACTGTGTCTGGTTTTCACTGG AGCTTGTGGCATCCAGCACCTAGAGAGAGCCGGGAAGCACTTATCCTTGTTTGACTCATTTTACTTCTGCATTGTCACCTTCTCCACTGTTGGATACGGTGATGTCACACCTCAGATCTGGCCCTCTCAGCTGCTGGTGGTAATCCTCATCTGTGTTGCCCTGGTAGTGCTCCCACTGCAG TTTGAAGAACTTGCGTACCTGTGGATGGAGAGTCAGAAGTTAGGGGGCAACTACAGCCGCCACCGGGCGCAAACAGAGAAGcatgtggtgttgtgtgtcagtTCACTGAAGATAGACCTGCTGATGGACTTCCTCAATGAGTTCTATGCTCATCCCAGACTACAG GACTATTATGTAGTGATTCTGTGTCCAACAGAGATAGACATCCAGGTTCGCCGTATCCTCCAGATCCCTCTGTGGTCTCAGAGGGTCATCTACCTGCAAGGGTCTGCTCTCAAAGACCAGGACTTGATGAGGGCCAA GATGGACGATGCTGAGGCTTGCTTCATCCTCAGCAGCAGGAATGAAGTTGACCGAACTGCTGCT GATCACCAGACTATTTTGAGAGCCTGGGCTGCCAAGGACTTTGCTCCAAACTGCCCTCTGTACGTCCAGATTCTCAAGCCAGAAAACAAATTTCACGTCAAGTTTGCTG ACCATGTTGTCTGTGAAGAGGAGTTCAAATATGCCATGCTGGCACTCAACTGCGTCTGTCCGGCCACATCCACCTTGGTCACGCTCCTGGTTCACACTTCCAGGGGACA GGAAGGCCAGATGTCACCCGAGCAGTGGCAGAGGACGTATGGGCGCTGCTCTGGAAACGAGGTCTACCACATTCGCTTGTGTGACAGCAAGTTCTTTGGGGAATACGATGGAAAAAGCTTCACCTATGCGTCATTCCATGCGCATAAAAA ATATGGTGTGTGTTTGATCGGAGTGAAGAGAGAGGACAACAAGAGCATCCTCCTGAACCCTGGCCCCCGCCACATCATGGCCGCCACGGACACCTGCTACTACATCAACATTACGAAGGAGGAGAACTCGGCCTTCATCTttaagcaggaggagaagcacaacAAGGGCCTGCCGGTCAGCGGCCTGTGCGACGCCCCCTCCAGGCTGCCTGTGCACAGCATCATCGCGAGCATGG GCACTGTGGCCATAGATCTCCAGAACCCCGATCCCGCTGAGGAAACCAGCAAACTGACCTTACCAACAGAGAACGGTGCTGGAAGTCGCAGGCCAAGCATCGCACCCGTCCTGGAGATCGCAGACTCCTCCGCCATCCTACCCTGCGACCTCCTGAGCGACCACTCCGAGGATGAGACTAATCAGTCAGACGAGGAGGGCTCCATTGGATTGGA TTTTGTGAAGGGCTACCCTCCGAACTCGCCCTACATCGGCAGTTCTCCAACCCTGTGCCACCTCCTACCACAGAAAGCTCCATTCTGTTGCCTTCGCCTCGACAAG GGTTGTACACATAATAGCTTTGAAGATGCCAAGGCGTACGGCTTCAAGAATAAGCTGATTATAGTTTCTGCAGAGATGGCGGGGAACGGCCTCTACAATTTCATTGTCCCTCTGCGAGCTTACTATCGTCCCAGGAAGGAGCTCAACCCCatagtgctgctgctggactacCC gccaGACAACCATTTCTTAGAGGCCATTTGCTGCTTTCCAATGGTTTACTTCATGGCTGGCACTATTGATAA CTTGGACAACCTGCTGCAGTGTGGGATCATCTACGCTGACAACCTGGTTGTTGTGGACAAGGAGAGCACCATGAGCGCGGAGGAGGACTACATGGCCGATGCCAAGACCATCGTCAACGTCCAGACTATGTTCAG GTTGTTCCCCAGCCTCAGCATCATTACTGAGCTCACACACCCGTCCAACATGAGGTTCATGCAGTTCAGAGCCAAGGACTGTTACTCACTCGCTCTTTCCAAACTGGAGAAG ATAGAGCGTGATAAGGGCTCCAACCTGGCCTTCATGTTCCGGCTGCCGTTTGCTGCAGGCAGAGTGTTTAGTATCAGCATGCTGGACACGCTGCTGTACCAG TCTTTTGTGAAGGACTACATGATCGTTATTGCGAGGCTCCTTCTTGGCCTGGACACCACACCCGGCTCTGGGCACCTGTGTGTT ATGAAGGTCACTGAGGAGGACCTGTGGATCAGGACGTACGGCAGACTCTTCCAGAAGCTTTGCTCCTCCAGCGCTGAGATCCCCATAGGGATCTACCGCACCGAGTCACACATGTTCTCAACCTCGGAG TGCAAGGACAGTCACGCGCAG TCTCAGGTGTCCGTTAACATGGAGCGTGGCGAGGAGCAGCGTCAGCGGGGAGAGTCCTGGAAGGAGAGGACTGCACACAGGAACTCCACCACCAGCGACCAGTCAGAGCACCCGCtgctgaggaagaagagcatGCAGTGGGCGCGCAGGCTGAGCAGGAAGAATGTCAAACCGTCGACCCGAGCCGAGCGCATCTCTCAGCAGAGGCTCAACCTTTACCAGCGCTCGGAGCGACAGGAGCTGTCTGAGCTGGTCAAGAACCGCATGAAGCACCTGGGCCTGCCCACCGTCGGCTACG AGGATGTTTCTAATCTCACTGCGAGCGATGTCATGAATCGAGTAAATCTAGGATATTTGCAAG AGTTGCAGGACATTTCAGAGCACCCGTATACAGAGGGAACCAGGCCGTCAG GGCCACAAGCAG ACGAGATGAACGACCACCAGAACACGCTGTCCTACGTGCTCATCAACCCTCCTCCTGACACCATGCTGGAGCTCAACGACATAGT GTACATCATTCGGTCCGACCCACTGGCTCACATGCCGGAGGACTCGCAGGTGGGGCAGAGCTGCAACACCAGGAACCAGCAAGACTTTGGCACAGAGACGAGGGATGAGACTCACCTCTGA
- the kcnt1b gene encoding potassium channel subfamily T member 1 isoform X12, which yields MNYYFNYRGTVVRQKAEERAVTVMSPPRRSSSSHGDSRTPTETLQKNNSSNSGVILDISALKMADVDSEVPPLPPRYRLRDLLQTYPNDDRYQEEYSMDSTNAQVQVEFYVNENTFKERLKLFFIKNQRSSLRIRLFNFSLKILTCALYILRVSLDNPKEINGNPCAICRNNNWTNTAESAEINWELIFWVNRRVPVWAIQVTVALISFLETMLITYLSYKGNIWEQIFQISFILEMINTVPFIITIFWPPLRNIFVPVFLNCWLAKGALENMINDFHRAIQRTHSAMFNQVFILICTLLCLVFTGACGIQHLERAGKHLSLFDSFYFCIVTFSTVGYGDVTPQIWPSQLLVVILICVALVVLPLQFEELAYLWMESQKLGGNYSRHRAQTEKHVVLCVSSLKIDLLMDFLNEFYAHPRLQDYYVVILCPTEIDIQVRRILQIPLWSQRVIYLQGSALKDQDLMRAKMDDAEACFILSSRNEVDRTAADHQTILRAWAAKDFAPNCPLYVQILKPENKFHVKFADHVVCEEEFKYAMLALNCVCPATSTLVTLLVHTSRGQEGQMSPEQWQRTYGRCSGNEVYHIRLCDSKFFGEYDGKSFTYASFHAHKKYGVCLIGVKREDNKSILLNPGPRHIMAATDTCYYINITKEENSAFIFKQEEKHNKGLPVSGLCDAPSRLPVHSIIASMGTVAIDLQNPDPAEETSKLTLPTENGAGSRRPSIAPVLEIADSSAILPCDLLSDHSEDETNQSDEEGSIGLDFVKGYPPNSPYIGSSPTLCHLLPQKAPFCCLRLDKGCTHNSFEDAKAYGFKNKLIIVSAEMAGNGLYNFIVPLRAYYRPRKELNPIVLLLDYPPDNHFLEAICCFPMVYFMAGTIDNLDNLLQCGIIYADNLVVVDKESTMSAEEDYMADAKTIVNVQTMFRLFPSLSIITELTHPSNMRFMQFRAKDCYSLALSKLEKIERDKGSNLAFMFRLPFAAGRVFSISMLDTLLYQSFVKDYMIVIARLLLGLDTTPGSGHLCVMKVTEEDLWIRTYGRLFQKLCSSSAEIPIGIYRTESHMFSTSESQVSVNMERGEEQRQRGESWKERTAHRNSTTSDQSEHPLLRKKSMQWARRLSRKNVKPSTRAERISQQRLNLYQRSERQELSELVKNRMKHLGLPTVGYEDVSNLTASDVMNRVNLGYLQDEMNDHQNTLSYVLINPPPDTMLELNDIVYIIRSDPLAHMPEDSQVGQSCNTRNQQDFGTETRDETHL from the exons ATgaattattatttcaattatAGGGGGACAGTTGTAAGGCAAAAGGCTGAAGAGCGAGCTGTTACAG TCATGAGCCCCCCACGTCGGTCATCAAGTTCTCATGGCGACAG CAGGACTCCCACTGAGACTCTGCAGAAGAATAACAGCAGCAACTCTGGCGTTATTCTGGACATCTCTGCACTCAAGATGGCAGATGTGGATTCAGAggtgcctcctcttcctccacgcTACCGCCTCAGGGATTTGCTGCAGACCTATCCGAATGatgacag GTATCAGGAGGAGTACAGTATGGACTCAACCAATGCCCA GGTGCAAGTGGAGTTTTATGTGAACGAAAACACCTTTAAGGAGAGGCTGAAGCTTTTCTTCATCAAAAACCAAAGGTCAa GCCTCAGAATCCGTCTGTTCAACTTCTCCCTGAAGATTCTCACCTGTGCCCTTTACATACTGAGAGTCAGCCTGGACAACCCAAAAGAGATCAATGGCAATCCATG TGCAATATGTCGGAACAACAACTGGACCAATACAGCGGAGTCGGCAGAAATCAACTG gGAGTTGATTTTCTGGGTGAATAGACGGGTTCCTGTGTGGGCAATACAG GTGACGGTGGCCTTAATCAGTTTCTTGGAGACCATGCTTATCACATATCTCAGCTACAAG GGGAACATTTGGGAGCAGATCTTCCAGATATCCTTTATATTGGAGATGATCAACACAGTGCCATTTATAATCACA ATTTTCTGGCCTCCATTAAGAAACATATTCGTCCCTGTATTTCTTAATTGCTGGCTTGCCAAAGGTGCCCTGGAGAACATGATT AATGACTTCCATCGTGCCATCCAGAGGACTCACTCCGCCATGTTTAACCAAGTGTTCATCCTCATCTGCACCTTACTGTGTCTGGTTTTCACTGG AGCTTGTGGCATCCAGCACCTAGAGAGAGCCGGGAAGCACTTATCCTTGTTTGACTCATTTTACTTCTGCATTGTCACCTTCTCCACTGTTGGATACGGTGATGTCACACCTCAGATCTGGCCCTCTCAGCTGCTGGTGGTAATCCTCATCTGTGTTGCCCTGGTAGTGCTCCCACTGCAG TTTGAAGAACTTGCGTACCTGTGGATGGAGAGTCAGAAGTTAGGGGGCAACTACAGCCGCCACCGGGCGCAAACAGAGAAGcatgtggtgttgtgtgtcagtTCACTGAAGATAGACCTGCTGATGGACTTCCTCAATGAGTTCTATGCTCATCCCAGACTACAG GACTATTATGTAGTGATTCTGTGTCCAACAGAGATAGACATCCAGGTTCGCCGTATCCTCCAGATCCCTCTGTGGTCTCAGAGGGTCATCTACCTGCAAGGGTCTGCTCTCAAAGACCAGGACTTGATGAGGGCCAA GATGGACGATGCTGAGGCTTGCTTCATCCTCAGCAGCAGGAATGAAGTTGACCGAACTGCTGCT GATCACCAGACTATTTTGAGAGCCTGGGCTGCCAAGGACTTTGCTCCAAACTGCCCTCTGTACGTCCAGATTCTCAAGCCAGAAAACAAATTTCACGTCAAGTTTGCTG ACCATGTTGTCTGTGAAGAGGAGTTCAAATATGCCATGCTGGCACTCAACTGCGTCTGTCCGGCCACATCCACCTTGGTCACGCTCCTGGTTCACACTTCCAGGGGACA GGAAGGCCAGATGTCACCCGAGCAGTGGCAGAGGACGTATGGGCGCTGCTCTGGAAACGAGGTCTACCACATTCGCTTGTGTGACAGCAAGTTCTTTGGGGAATACGATGGAAAAAGCTTCACCTATGCGTCATTCCATGCGCATAAAAA ATATGGTGTGTGTTTGATCGGAGTGAAGAGAGAGGACAACAAGAGCATCCTCCTGAACCCTGGCCCCCGCCACATCATGGCCGCCACGGACACCTGCTACTACATCAACATTACGAAGGAGGAGAACTCGGCCTTCATCTttaagcaggaggagaagcacaacAAGGGCCTGCCGGTCAGCGGCCTGTGCGACGCCCCCTCCAGGCTGCCTGTGCACAGCATCATCGCGAGCATGG GCACTGTGGCCATAGATCTCCAGAACCCCGATCCCGCTGAGGAAACCAGCAAACTGACCTTACCAACAGAGAACGGTGCTGGAAGTCGCAGGCCAAGCATCGCACCCGTCCTGGAGATCGCAGACTCCTCCGCCATCCTACCCTGCGACCTCCTGAGCGACCACTCCGAGGATGAGACTAATCAGTCAGACGAGGAGGGCTCCATTGGATTGGA TTTTGTGAAGGGCTACCCTCCGAACTCGCCCTACATCGGCAGTTCTCCAACCCTGTGCCACCTCCTACCACAGAAAGCTCCATTCTGTTGCCTTCGCCTCGACAAG GGTTGTACACATAATAGCTTTGAAGATGCCAAGGCGTACGGCTTCAAGAATAAGCTGATTATAGTTTCTGCAGAGATGGCGGGGAACGGCCTCTACAATTTCATTGTCCCTCTGCGAGCTTACTATCGTCCCAGGAAGGAGCTCAACCCCatagtgctgctgctggactacCC gccaGACAACCATTTCTTAGAGGCCATTTGCTGCTTTCCAATGGTTTACTTCATGGCTGGCACTATTGATAA CTTGGACAACCTGCTGCAGTGTGGGATCATCTACGCTGACAACCTGGTTGTTGTGGACAAGGAGAGCACCATGAGCGCGGAGGAGGACTACATGGCCGATGCCAAGACCATCGTCAACGTCCAGACTATGTTCAG GTTGTTCCCCAGCCTCAGCATCATTACTGAGCTCACACACCCGTCCAACATGAGGTTCATGCAGTTCAGAGCCAAGGACTGTTACTCACTCGCTCTTTCCAAACTGGAGAAG ATAGAGCGTGATAAGGGCTCCAACCTGGCCTTCATGTTCCGGCTGCCGTTTGCTGCAGGCAGAGTGTTTAGTATCAGCATGCTGGACACGCTGCTGTACCAG TCTTTTGTGAAGGACTACATGATCGTTATTGCGAGGCTCCTTCTTGGCCTGGACACCACACCCGGCTCTGGGCACCTGTGTGTT ATGAAGGTCACTGAGGAGGACCTGTGGATCAGGACGTACGGCAGACTCTTCCAGAAGCTTTGCTCCTCCAGCGCTGAGATCCCCATAGGGATCTACCGCACCGAGTCACACATGTTCTCAACCTCGGAG TCTCAGGTGTCCGTTAACATGGAGCGTGGCGAGGAGCAGCGTCAGCGGGGAGAGTCCTGGAAGGAGAGGACTGCACACAGGAACTCCACCACCAGCGACCAGTCAGAGCACCCGCtgctgaggaagaagagcatGCAGTGGGCGCGCAGGCTGAGCAGGAAGAATGTCAAACCGTCGACCCGAGCCGAGCGCATCTCTCAGCAGAGGCTCAACCTTTACCAGCGCTCGGAGCGACAGGAGCTGTCTGAGCTGGTCAAGAACCGCATGAAGCACCTGGGCCTGCCCACCGTCGGCTACG AGGATGTTTCTAATCTCACTGCGAGCGATGTCATGAATCGAGTAAATCTAGGATATTTGCAAG ACGAGATGAACGACCACCAGAACACGCTGTCCTACGTGCTCATCAACCCTCCTCCTGACACCATGCTGGAGCTCAACGACATAGT GTACATCATTCGGTCCGACCCACTGGCTCACATGCCGGAGGACTCGCAGGTGGGGCAGAGCTGCAACACCAGGAACCAGCAAGACTTTGGCACAGAGACGAGGGATGAGACTCACCTCTGA